The following DNA comes from Hordeum vulgare subsp. vulgare chromosome 3H, MorexV3_pseudomolecules_assembly, whole genome shotgun sequence.
aatcggcaggtgagccttttggaggtgaaggtggggtcgaggacgagtgcgtatgaccccgggttgggcatcaccgcaggatggtccacccggctccatgtgattggtttgtcagaccaatgcatgtactggggaaccggggggacaatggcgtttacctcgcgccgtctttggcgcaggttgtgtttgtcgtcgccttcgctggtgaagacgacgaatgctccgtcttgatgaggatagtcgttagggtgaggaccgtcatcgcgaggcggtggcggcggaaaCGGGGCGTgattgggagccggtgcacggggcgccgcctgcgcacctggaggagccggcaggccctccccttgtgACAACCGGCGTGCGATGCTGCACTGTcaaagggtatgggtagacggcatcgccccagaatgtatcttgcagggggcgtcgagcagctgctcgagggtctgcctgggcagccagttggggttgccctgattgcgacgctttcatggagggccggcttgagaagccgacgcctcgccctccacattggccaccagcttgttgttggagcggggatccatctggtctgccttgcgcttgtagttgttctggccgcctcggttgtccccagctggCTTAGGAGTAGTCGgcgcaggcacaaccttgtccaaggcggtcaccttgatgcgcattgcagagtcggccgtggcgtacttgtccgccttggccataagcaccgccagagaggtgggctcggcgcacatgagcttgtgcttgaggagggtgccgtctcggcatccgtcgatgaagtactggatggcttgtacctcatgcaccccctcacaggagttgcggagctcagtccatCGGGTGATGTAGTCGCGGAGGGGTttgtcggccttctggacgcacatggccagctcgcggggccggccagggcgcttgtaggtgccggtgaagttgcggacgaacgcctccttgaAGTCCACCCAAGAGTTGACACTGCcgaccgggaggctgttaagccaagtccgggccgagcggccaacatgagtggcacgtagcgaaccgctacgcgcttgttgcccctggcgatgcctacggccgtggtgtagtcgatcagccagtcttctggcttggtcgtgccgttgtatttcgacgtatcccgaggcagggtgaaacctcgggggaatggctcccctcggatccgggggccgaagcatgccggaccgacgggcccgtcttcctctaggagggccgaatggGCGAGGGCGATGATATGCCGGCgagcgtcccgctcatcctgggtggcgggggcgccagccccggtggcgagaggggaggcgcctcgggagccggaggcgtgagttcttcgcgggggaagatccccgtactccaaattgccctcgtcgcctccgcgacgtaaGCCCGAAGTGTGCCTAGCATGTGTGCCTAGCATGAACTACGACGTACTTTTTGGAGGATGACATATGTATGCTGGCCGCTGACATATCGTCGGCGTGAACTCTTGGCGATGACATGGCCGCTCGCATGATTTGTGATCGTGCCTTTTTTAGAAAAAAACTATTCTATACGGACGAAAAATGAGTCACCTTGTTGAATGCACCAATGATTCATTTACAAAAGAAGGCGGACAAGCCGATTCAAACGGACAAAAGACGGCCAAagcgcgtccgtttgggtcggtgaGTTGGATCGACCGGTTGGAGTTGGAGTTTCTCTCAGGACACGCATATCGTTGAAGATGCCATTGTTGCTCAATTCGAGCTCCATAACACACGGGGGACGATTTcactgttttgacccttttggtaTAGTTTATCCCGATCTAACCCCGTTTGTGAGTTTTTTTTGAATCTGACCCTTCTCCTACCGTCACCCGTTGTGGCGGTAGGCATACACGTCCCACCGCCACTTCGTGTGGCGGCAGGGTCCGGGTCAACACAGACGACGTTGTTTGACCCCACGAACGTGGATAAGTGGCCGCCGCCACATATAATGGCGGTAGGGTGTGTATGCCTACCACCACCGTCATGCCCTACCACCACTCGGTACACACCGTGCCGTCATTTCTTGTGACGGTAGCCATTTATCCACGTTAGCATGGTCAAACGACGCCGTGTCCGTTGACCCAAACCCTACTTTCACAGGGAATAACAGTAAAATGTGTATGCCGGTagaaaaaggatcaaattcgataATTTTTTTTACAAACGGGGTCGGATCAAGTTAAAGTTAGAAAAAAATGTTAAAATAGTGAAATCGTCCGCAGACGGGGACGAGACGTGCTAGTCCATCTCGTGGTATTATTTTTTCTCAGACCCATATCGTGGTATCTCGCGTTGCGTACCCGCAGCCCACGGCATCCCCCAAGCGTAGACATCTCGCACGCTCTTCTCCCCCACGGCAGCGCGGCTCCGCTCGCGACGCGGCGGCGGCCTCCTCCCCGACCAGGAGGAGACGATAAATCGGGGAGAAGAGAAGAGAAATACCCCAAGCTAAATCGCTCCACGAAGCTCAGGTTAGCAGCTCCCCCGTCTCCTTCCGCGATCTACACGAGCAAGCTTGAAGAAGCCGGATCTCGCTTTATTCCTCAAGTAGTAGTAGATTATTCCTCGCGAGTCGGAGCGATGAATTGCCAGAGCAGCGGTACATAACCCTTTTGCAGTATTGGAAACTTGAACTGTTCAGGAAGTTTGGGTTGGTCCGAGGGAACAAATGGGGGGAAGAAATCAAAGGAATTGTTGTTGTTTCCATTTCCGCTGCTGATACTCTGGCTGATGAATTGCCAGAGCAGCGGTACATACGGCCTCAGGGTGCGTGTGTAGATGCGAAACGTATTTAGCTCCCGTGTAATCAGCGACATCAGGCCATTATGGAGAAAGGTTGTAACAGGGATTATTCCCTGTACGTCTCGTGCAATCTGTTacttccttcgttcctaaatatggatgtatatagagatTCCACTACAAACTACAGTATATATGGATGTGTATAGATATATTTTGAAGTGTAGATACCACTATgaatctttttagagattccacttcgaactacatatggatgtatagacatactttaaagtgtaggttcgctcattttgcttcgtatgtaatttgtagtgaaatctttaaaaggatatatatatttaggaacggagggagtatatatactcATGGTATCTGGCAGTATGAGAGAtaacaggaagctcatgattgtGGCATGCATTCTCAAACTTCCACTGATAGGTATACAAAACTTTGGGGACGTTAATGAATGAAGAAACATTGAATTTGTTGTGTCGCACATAGTTACATACACAGTTACACACTGAGATGTCCTCTTTCGCTTTTTGAGCTTCTAGTTGCAATGCATCCAGTTCCTAGTTACCCAGATTACTCAGTTACATCATAAGCAGCAGGCCTCAGTAATCTATACCTTTAATTCGCCTGCAGATATCAACTTGAAGTCACCTCCAGCCTCCTGCGCCATAAAGTATTGTTCCTTCTCTCAGTTGCACCATCTATAACTTGAATCTTTCCTATGATGACAAACGTTGGTGTGCTGAATTTCTGTTTTGTGATCATTTGCTATATACTGCTTCAGTGCGGGAGAAGGATGCCTGCTGGGAGTACGGCGACAAGCTGGACGGGAACAGGGTCCGGTGCAGATTCTGCCAGAAGGTTATCAATGGCGGAATAAGCAGGTTCAAGTTTCATCTATCTCAAATTCCGAGCAAAGGCGTCAACCCTTGCGTCAAGGTGACGGATGATGTCAGGGAAAAGGTGATCGCTCTCATAGAAGCCAAGGAATCACACAGGGAGCTCGAGCTTCTCAAGAGGAAACGTGTTGCTGAATTGTCGGTGCTTCCGAAAAGAACACGTGAACTTCCATCTCAGCCATCATCTCCAGGGCTGCCTGCTTCGCCTGCTATTATTCCTGCATTCGAGCCGAATCAGCTCCTTGGCCTGGAAGTGCCTGCTCCGGTACTTAGACTATCCAGTGCTGTCACCAAGCCCCGTCCGGCTTCAGGATTGGAAGTGGAACGGTGCATTGCGGAATTCTTTTTTGAGAATAAGTTGGACTATAGTATTGCAGACTCCATTTCATACAGGCATATGATGGAGACACTTGTTGGACAGGAATCCCAAGGTCCATCAGCCGATGTTTTGAGAACAAAATGGCTTCAAAAGCTCAAGTCAGAGATTTTGCAGAGAACACAAGAGATCAAAAAGGATTGGGTGACTACAGGCTGTACTATATTAGCCGATTCATGGACTGACAACAAAATGAAAGCCCTAATCAACTTCTCTGTCTCTTCTCCACTAGGGACATTCTTCCTCAAAACAATAGATGCTTCTCCACACATAAAAAATCACAGAGGGATGTATGAGCtctttgatgaagtgattcagGAAGTTGGTCCAGATAATGTTGTTCAGATTATTAGTGATAGGAACATAAACTACGGTAATATTGATAAACTCATCATGCAGAACTACAACACCATTTTCTGGTCTCCTTGCGCTTCATTTTGTGTAAACTCAATGTTGGATGAATTTTCCAAGATTGATTGGGTTAACCAATGCATATGCCAAGCACAAACAATCACACGATTTGTCTACAACAACAACTGGATTCTTGATCTTATGAGGAGGTGTATGGCTGGGCAGGAGCTTGTTTGCTCAGGGATTACAAAGTCTGTTTCAGATTTCCTCACTCTGCAGTCACTGTTGAAGCACAGATTAAAGCTGAAGCAAATGTTTCACAGCTCTGACTATGTATCTTCTTCATATGCAAATAGATCTCTAAGTATTTCCTGCGTTGAGATCCTCAATGACGATGAGTTCTGGCGAGCAGTCGAAGAGATAGCGGCTGTTTCAGAACCTCTACTGAGGGTCATGAGGGATGTCTCAGGAGGCAAGGCTGCCATTGGTTATATATACGAGTCTATGACAAAGGTGATGGATTCTATTAGAACATACTACATAATGGATGAAGGCAAATGCAAGTCATTTCTGGATATTGTGGAGCAAAAATGGCAGGTGGAGCTGCATTCACATCTTCACTCAGCAGCTGCTTTTCTGAACCCAAGCATCCAGTATAATCCAGAAGTCAAATTTTTCACTAGTATCAAGGAGGAGTTCTACCATGTCCTGGATAAAGTGCTTACAGCCCCTGACCAAAGGCATGGTATCACTTCAGAACTGCATGCTTTCCGCAAGGCACAAGGAATGTTCGCCTCTAACATTGCTAAAGAGGCCCGCAACAACACCTCCCCAGGTTTATCCCTTTTGCTCTAAAGTTTTGTACTTCAAATATTTGCTGAGTGCTGCTGCGTTTTGAGCACCTCTAAGCACCAGATACATTGACACTTATTTCTTGCACTCCATAATCGTGGTTCCAGTTTAGCGATATTAGTTGAAGTTGCTGAAAAGTCACCTTATCTGTCTTCCATGAACGATCACGACGCTCTGTTCCATTTCCCTTAATCTGGATGTAGTATTTTTTGTTACCGAAATCTCTGGATGTATTCCATTGACCTTTTTGCTTCTCAGGGATGTGGTGGGAACAATATGGCGATTCAGCGCCAGCATTACAACACTGTGCCGTCAGAATAGTGAGTCAGGTCTGCAGCACCCTGACCTTCCAAAGGGACTGGAGCATCATCCTCCAGAGCCACTCCGAAAAGCGCAACAAGTTGAACAAGGAGGCACTGGCTGACCAAGCCTTTGTGCATTACAATCTCATGCTCCACTCCGACTCCAaaacgacgacgaagaagaaaggAGAGGGTGACCCGATCGCGCTGGACGATATCGACATGACCTCGCCGTGGGTGGAGGATTCGGATGGCCCGAGCCTGACCCAGTGGCTCGACAGGTTCCCGTCGGCCTTGGATGGTGGAGACTTGAACACCAGGCAGTTTGGTGGATCCATCTTTGGCACCAACGATCTTTTCGGCTTATGACAGACTGTTTGCGGATTCTGTTGTTCAAGTGCTCACTGTATTTTCTTTTTTGGATAGCTGAAGGAGAGGGTGACCCGATCGCGCTGATCTTTATCTGGTTTGGTTATTGGTGGACTAGATTGTAGATGTATGTCAGGGTGAATCATACCTGTTACTCATGTCTAGGCTTTAACAGGAGAACCTGGAGTAGAGTAGGGGCCATGATAATGAAAATTTTGGCGGCCATTTCGTTTTCTCGTGACTGTAAGAATGAtcacacttctgtgaagatgtctTCATCCCTTCTTACATGAGAATCCTCAGAGTATAGACCAGGGAAATGGAATTTTTGTTGCTTTTTTCCTTTATAATGACAAGTGATCACAGGAAAGATATTTTTTGGACAATTACGGGATGGTGTATCCATGAAAAATAAATTCACAAGATAATTACGAAAGGGGTAGGTTAAACCAACCACGTAGGTGAGGCCACTGGTCTTTGTCGAGGTCCACTATCAGCTCATCAATGTATAGAGAAATAATTCCAAGTCGAATGACGACGATGTCGTGGTCTTATTCGACCGTGCCTTGATCTTATCCGTTCCCAACAATAAAGAATCAGTATTGTTTGTTAGAAAAGAAAAACATCGCCATCTCCACCTCTCAATAAAAATGGCATAGGCAAGCAGATCGCACTCAAGGTAGCAGGTGCAGCACACCAGTTTTACACTTCGAACGCACGCAAGAGAATCCTCCAGGTTCATCTACGGCATAGGAAGCGGGGAGATGGAAGGGAGCAGCAGCCGGACGCCGGAGATAACCATCGTCCCGGCGCCTAGGCCGGCggcgggcggtggcggtggcggtggcgccgTCGACGCGGTGAAGGCGGTGAGCAAGGAGCCCATCAGCCCGGGCTCGCCTTCCCCGGCCAGCAAGGAGCGTCCCGGCGCCGTCTCCCTGCCCGGGTGGAAGCTCGACTCCCTCTGCAAGGAGTCcagctcgccgccggccatgatgGGGCGCTTCCCCTATTTCTGAAGCCATCCGGCCTCTTTCTCATCCGTGCCGTTCGTAGCAACCGCACGGACACCTTTGCTGTAGTATTTTCCGACTAGTAGCATATCTAAGTTCGCAGCGGAggtttcaaaaaaaacaaaaaaggttTGCAACGGCAGTTTTGCTGCCCGTTCCAGCGATGTCATGCAGTAGAACTCATACCGTGATTGTAGCGTTGTCACAAGAGTTCTGGCGTGTCTTTCTGGTTGCTTTGAACTTATCGTGTACTCCTACGTGTATATTTTTGCCCTCGGAGTTTGTGTATGATCATGTAAACTTCAAATCCTCAAGTAAGGTATACTTCCTTCCTAAATATAAATTTTTTAGAGGTCCTGTTAAAAAACTACTtcctctgttccaaaatataagaccttttagagatttcactaggagactactccctccgtttctaaatataagtttttaaagatatttcactaggtgactacatacaaggcaaaatgagtgaatatacaccctaaagtatgtctacatacatctgtatgtagttcttTAGtagaatctctacaaagacttatatttaggaacggagggagtacatacagagcaaaatgaatgaatgtacattataaaatatgtctatatacatccgtatgtaatttatagtgcaatctctaaaaggtcttatatttaggaacggaggggtgGGCAGTGCTAGACATTAGACTACTGATGCTTTTCATTTTAACAGACTAATCGTTGACCGTCGATCCGATACCAATCCCTCGTGATCCATCAGAAGCTTGCAGAGCATTGATAGCATGGGCATGGGACGTGCGCCAAGGAATTTGTTACGTACGGGATTGGAGGAAACCCACAACTGCCAACACATCACGTGATTTGAGGAAACAGATCAATAATTCTAGGATGCAATACACATCTCAGAAAATCAATTCTAAATTAAGCTTCTGAACCTGTAGTTTGTTTCCTTATGAAGTCAATTTTATCTAATATTAACAAAAAATGCTTCCATTGTAACCAAAGCAACGCCGAAAATATTTGTTTCtactgtactaatttattttcgaTGCACCAAATCATTGTTTCCGTCGATATGAAAATCGGCTTCCTTACCTAT
Coding sequences within:
- the LOC123443193 gene encoding uncharacterized protein LOC123443193, which gives rise to MREKDACWEYGDKLDGNRVRCRFCQKVINGGISRFKFHLSQIPSKGVNPCVKVTDDVREKVIALIEAKESHRELELLKRKRVAELSVLPKRTRELPSQPSSPGLPASPAIIPAFEPNQLLGLEVPAPVLRLSSAVTKPRPASGLEVERCIAEFFFENKLDYSIADSISYRHMMETLVGQESQGPSADVLRTKWLQKLKSEILQRTQEIKKDWVTTGCTILADSWTDNKMKALINFSVSSPLGTFFLKTIDASPHIKNHRGMYELFDEVIQEVGPDNVVQIISDRNINYGNIDKLIMQNYNTIFWSPCASFCVNSMLDEFSKIDWVNQCICQAQTITRFVYNNNWILDLMRRCMAGQELVCSGITKSVSDFLTLQSLLKHRLKLKQMFHSSDYVSSSYANRSLSISCVEILNDDEFWRAVEEIAAVSEPLLRVMRDVSGGKAAIGYIYESMTKVMDSIRTYYIMDEGKCKSFLDIVEQKWQVELHSHLHSAAAFLNPSIQYNPEVKFFTSIKEEFYHVLDKVLTAPDQRHGITSELHAFRKAQGMFASNIAKEARNNTSPGMWWEQYGDSAPALQHCAVRIVSQVCSTLTFQRDWSIILQSHSEKRNKLNKEALADQAFVHYNLMLHSDSKTTTKKKGEGDPIALDDIDMTSPWVEDSDGPSLTQWLDRFPSALDGGDLNTRQFGGSIFGTNDLFGL
- the LOC123443194 gene encoding uncharacterized protein LOC123443194; translated protein: MEGSSSRTPEITIVPAPRPAAGGGGGGGAVDAVKAVSKEPISPGSPSPASKERPGAVSLPGWKLDSLCKESSSPPAMMGRFPYF